The Myxococcota bacterium genome has a segment encoding these proteins:
- the cofG gene encoding 7,8-didemethyl-8-hydroxy-5-deazariboflavin synthase CofG has protein sequence MSLSSSVLPPSPSEAQHLVKAAVEDGRLERGAALRLASGLRDAAVREAVLEGASESKRRGHGDRVSVSRNIFVPLTNLCRNRCSYCTFAKLPDSPEAKTYTLDEVADEVRGGVATGCIEALFCLGDKPEVAYRSYRDELASRGFGSTTDLLVEACRVAFEGGMLPHTNAGILSAEDMERLRPWNASMGLMMETTSERLRGKGMPHMHAPDKDPKVRIRMHEEAGELRIPFTSGILLGIGENDEERVDTLLALRALDDRFGHIQEVIVQPFHPKPGTKMRAAPSLPDAVVAGWVALARLVLGPAQNVQAPPNLAPEVLPLLLRSGLNDWGGVSPVTVDFINPEAPWPALRALREATEGAGQRLVERLPVYPRFIHERPGFLDERVREAIARFANDAGFARRTTQSGEEAA, from the coding sequence GTGAGCCTGTCCTCGTCAGTCCTGCCGCCTTCGCCCTCCGAGGCCCAGCACCTCGTGAAGGCCGCGGTCGAGGACGGCCGGCTCGAGCGCGGCGCGGCGCTGCGCCTGGCATCGGGGCTGCGCGACGCGGCCGTTCGCGAGGCCGTGCTCGAGGGCGCCTCCGAGAGCAAGCGCCGCGGCCACGGCGACCGCGTCTCGGTGAGCCGCAACATCTTCGTCCCGCTGACGAACCTCTGCCGCAACCGCTGCAGCTACTGCACGTTCGCGAAGCTCCCGGACTCGCCCGAGGCGAAGACCTACACGCTCGACGAGGTCGCCGACGAGGTGCGCGGCGGCGTCGCGACGGGTTGCATCGAGGCGCTCTTCTGCCTCGGCGACAAGCCCGAGGTCGCCTACCGCTCGTACCGCGACGAGCTCGCGTCGCGCGGGTTCGGGTCGACGACCGATCTGCTCGTCGAGGCCTGCCGGGTCGCGTTCGAGGGCGGGATGCTGCCGCACACGAACGCCGGGATCCTGTCCGCGGAGGACATGGAGCGGCTGCGTCCGTGGAACGCCTCGATGGGCCTCATGATGGAGACGACGAGCGAGCGCCTGCGCGGCAAGGGCATGCCGCACATGCACGCGCCGGACAAGGATCCGAAGGTCCGCATCCGCATGCACGAGGAGGCGGGCGAGCTCCGCATCCCGTTCACGTCGGGCATCCTGCTCGGGATCGGCGAGAACGACGAGGAGCGCGTCGACACCCTGCTCGCGCTGCGCGCGCTCGACGATCGCTTCGGTCACATCCAGGAGGTGATCGTCCAGCCGTTCCACCCGAAGCCCGGCACGAAGATGCGCGCCGCGCCGTCGCTCCCCGACGCGGTCGTCGCCGGCTGGGTCGCGCTCGCGCGGCTCGTGCTCGGGCCCGCGCAGAACGTGCAGGCGCCGCCGAACCTCGCGCCCGAGGTGCTGCCGCTGCTGCTGCGCTCCGGGCTCAACGACTGGGGCGGCGTCTCGCCCGTGACGGTCGACTTCATCAATCCCGAGGCGCCCTGGCCGGCGCTTCGCGCGCTGCGCGAGGCGACGGAGGGCGCGGGGCAGCGGCTCGTCGAGCGGCTGCCCGTGTATCCGAGGTTCATCCACGAGCGTCCCGGCTTCCTCGACGAGAGGGTCCGGGAGGCCATCGCGCGATTCGCGAACGACGCCGGCTTCGCGCGACGAACGACGCAGTCCGGAGAGGAGGCCGCCTAG
- the cofH gene encoding 5-amino-6-(D-ribitylamino)uracil--L-tyrosine 4-hydroxyphenyl transferase CofH, whose translation MLERLFDDVSHEVAVLLDRALDGRELSAADAETLLLAQGPDLHALLRAADVARRADKGDDVTYVVCRNINFTNVCYVGCSFCGFARHREEADAYDHPMQVLLGKCRDAVARGATEVCIQGGIHPSKDHTHYREILETIKAEFPQLHIHAFSPEEIDFGHRKSGMPLAEYLRWLVDAGLGTMPGTAAEILDDEVRKILSPNKIGRERWIEIVTTAHEVGLRSTSTLMYGHIEKPHHVAAHLETLRDIQKRTGRFADGGFTEFVPLGFIHERNLLYNFMGARPGPSMPDDLRIIAVARLFLRPWIENVQVSWVKMGPKLGQMGLSSGANDFGGTLMEESISRESGSEFGENTPPEEFRRLVRELGRVPVERSTTYRALRRFDDPSLDPPSLEPGREASLAGPTRFRDGVRAQRQLQAAG comes from the coding sequence ATGCTCGAGCGATTGTTCGACGATGTGTCCCACGAGGTCGCGGTGCTCCTCGACCGCGCGCTCGACGGCCGCGAGCTGTCGGCGGCGGACGCCGAGACGCTGCTGCTCGCGCAGGGCCCCGACCTGCACGCGCTGCTGCGCGCGGCCGACGTCGCGCGGCGCGCGGACAAGGGCGACGACGTCACCTACGTCGTGTGCCGCAACATCAACTTCACGAACGTCTGCTACGTGGGCTGCAGCTTCTGCGGCTTCGCGCGCCACCGCGAGGAAGCGGACGCCTACGACCACCCGATGCAGGTGCTGCTCGGCAAGTGCCGCGACGCCGTCGCGCGCGGAGCCACCGAGGTCTGCATCCAGGGCGGCATCCACCCGAGCAAGGACCACACGCACTACCGCGAGATCCTCGAGACCATCAAGGCCGAGTTCCCGCAGCTCCACATCCACGCGTTCTCGCCCGAGGAGATCGACTTCGGGCACCGCAAGAGCGGCATGCCGCTCGCCGAGTACCTGCGCTGGCTCGTCGACGCGGGGCTCGGAACGATGCCCGGCACGGCGGCCGAGATCCTCGACGACGAGGTGCGCAAGATCCTCTCGCCGAACAAGATCGGGCGCGAGCGCTGGATCGAGATCGTGACCACGGCCCACGAGGTGGGGCTGCGCTCGACGTCGACGCTGATGTACGGCCACATCGAGAAGCCGCACCACGTCGCCGCCCACCTCGAGACGCTTCGCGACATCCAGAAGCGCACGGGCCGCTTCGCGGACGGCGGCTTCACGGAGTTCGTGCCGCTCGGCTTCATCCACGAGCGCAACCTGCTCTACAACTTCATGGGCGCGCGCCCCGGGCCGTCGATGCCCGACGACCTCCGCATCATCGCGGTCGCGCGCCTCTTCCTGCGCCCGTGGATCGAGAACGTCCAGGTGTCGTGGGTGAAGATGGGGCCGAAGCTCGGACAGATGGGTCTGTCCTCCGGCGCGAACGACTTCGGCGGCACGCTGATGGAGGAGTCGATCAGCCGCGAGTCGGGCTCGGAGTTCGGCGAGAACACGCCGCCCGAGGAATTCCGCCGCCTCGTCCGCGAGCTCGGGCGCGTGCCGGTCGAGCGCAGCACGACCTACCGCGCGCTGCGCCGCTTCGACGACCCGTCGCTCGACCCGCCCTCGCTCGAGCCCGGCCGCGAGGCGAGCCTCGCGGGCCCGACGCGCTTCCGCGACGGCGTTCGCGCGCAGCGGCAGCTGCAGGCCGCGGGCTAG